One Setaria viridis chromosome 7, Setaria_viridis_v4.0, whole genome shotgun sequence genomic region harbors:
- the LOC117864757 gene encoding uncharacterized protein: MTLSDSAYCIIHNGTCMQHYPGCMLQIFSLELAKIPMDGGSVELYGYIAVRDELDPLLNYVVNFSRDEPIVIEQGSLINMAGPKRGIDMMDYALIEYDMRIKSGEQEKDDLQLQLIDGASIIGPAGLWCPSRVRITGGCGAIDLILSRLENAVEATVEVLISEVQSSFSLSLGCLTSGLNNEIRLFDGAIAESCCLKRSVVAVVLDSLIDLKFKLGSLLSSSDLHCCYFKSKTHGHDTQEIKTDFALISVKVTWSTLPGAV; the protein is encoded by the exons ATGACATTATCAGATTCCGCATATTGCATCATTCACAATGGAACTTGCATGCAACATTATCCGGGTTGCATGTTGCAAATTTTCTCATTAGAGTTGGCTAAAATTCCTATGGATGGTGGCTCAGTAGAGTTGTATGGATACATAGCAGTGCGGGATGAGCTGGACCCGTTGCTCAATTATGTCGTCAATTTTAGCAGGGATGAACCCATCGTTATCGAGCAG GGTTCTCTTATCAACATGGCTGGCCCTAAGCGAGGGATAGATATGATGGACTATGCTCTAATTGAATATGACATGAGGATCAAGTCTGGCGAGCAAGAAAAGGATGACCTACAGCTACAGCTGATCGATGGTGCATCAATAATAGGCCCTGCGGGCTTATGGTGTCCATCCAGAGTTCGCATCACTGGTGGTTGTGGTGCAATTGACCTAATATTGTCACGTCTTGAAAATGCAGTTGAGGCGACTGTAGAGGTCCTCATATCGGAAGTTCAAAGCAGTTTCAGTTTGTCTCTCGGTTGTTTAACCAGTGGGTTGAATAACGAAATCAGGCTCTTTGATGGTGCCATTGCTGAGTCATGTTGCTTAAAGAGGTCTGTGGTTGCTGTAGTGTTGGATTCTTTGATAGATTTGAAGTTCAAATTAGGCTCACTGTTATCCAGTTCAGACCTGCATTGCTGTTACTTCAAGTCGAAAACCCATGGGCATGATACTCAGGAAATAAAGACTGATTTTGCGTTAATCTCAGTGAAGGTGACTTGGTCGACTTTGCCAGGTGCAGTATAG
- the LOC117863237 gene encoding SUPPRESSOR OF GAMMA RESPONSE 1: protein MASSWVMTGVGLIKKIRNATQLISLRLGELVAEPYIKCPNCKCGIDTSDVSLVWPALPAGVKFDPSDLELLQHLQGKSNLPNSTSHALIDEFIPTIEEMEGICYTHPKNLPDIKMDGSSLHFFHRVSNAYGCGHRKRRKISGDDDSVFDERIRWHKTGASRAIYDENGVKKGWKKILVLYRGSRRGGSKIDRDNWVMHQYHLGADEDEPDGELVISKVFYQLPSKKNDKSEMGDVELESEPSAAKIDPRTPMIHPPQSCLPNNSPCDTDQYTPNQVDQQEECSTSVCPVKVEAAECSAWSAELSPAVVVANLPAWDEPGQPRDTTDPDPEPEAPIPVDGSNTDPFHGLPELDTTFPCLGTPSDCISLADIQLGSQDSFRGWLDSFY, encoded by the exons aTGGCAAG CTCGTGGGTTATGACTGGGGTGGGACTCATTAAGAAAATAAGAAACGCCACTCAGTTGATCAGCCTCCGACTTGGTGAATTGGTTGCCGAACCATATATCAAGTGCCCCAACTGCAAATGTGGCATTGACACTAGTGAT GTTTCTTTAGTGTGGCCGGCACTTCCTGCTGGTGTGAAATTTGATCCGTCAGATTTAGAACTCCTTCAGCATTTACAAGGAAAATCCAACCTGCCAAATTCGACTTCCCATGCACTTATTGATGAATTTATACCTACTATAGAAGAGATGGAGGGAATTTGCTATACGCATCCCAAAAATCTCCCTG ATATAAAGATGGATGGTAGCAGCCTCCATTTCTTCCATAGAGTATCAAATGCATATGGCTGTGGCCATCGCAAGCGTCGCAAGATTAGTGGAGATGATGACAGTGTTTTTGATGAGCGCATCAGATGGCACAAGACTGGAGCATCCAGAGCCATATATGATGAGAATGGTGTCAAGAAAGGCTGGAAGAAGATCCTGGTTCTTTATAGAGGTTCTAGGAGAGGTGGCAGCAAGATAGATAGAGACAATTGGGTGATGCATCAGTATCATCTTGGTGCAGATGAAGATGAACCGGATGGCGAATTGGTCATCTCTAAAGTATTCTACCAATTGCCATCAAAGAAAAATGACAAGTCTGAAATGGGTGATGTTGAACTAGAATCTGAGCCATCTGCTGCAAAAATCGATCCTAGAACCCCAATGATCCATCCTCCCCAGTCCTGTCTCCCGAACAACAGCCCATGCGACACCGATCAGTATACCCCCAATCAGGTGGATCAG CAAGAAGAATGCAGCACATCTGTCTGTCCGGTGAAGGTTGAAGCAGCCGAATGCTCTGCATGGTCTGCTGAATTATCACCAGCTGTTGTGGTTGCGAATCTTCCTGCCTGGGATGAACCAGGGCAGCCCAGGGATACCACGGATCCAGACCCTGAACCTGAAGCACCTATACCCGTCGACGGTTCTAACACCGACCCGTTTCATGGGTTGCCTGAGCTTGACACTACTTTTCCATGCCTTGGGACACCTTCAGATTGTATCAGTTTAGCT GACATTCAGTTGGGCTCACAGGATAGCTTCCGGGGCTGGCTGGACAGCTTCTACTGA